In the Maribacter sp. MJ134 genome, one interval contains:
- a CDS encoding alpha-amylase family protein has protein sequence MNQATLHQLMTKRSKKYVDASHEAFGLRLATNISLISSLYFSLYPEKEKASYFPKLLDKMEQLFFKRPEELKELDLKRAKVGNWYQSEQLAGMQLYVDRFNKDIKGLDEKLPYFEELGINFLHLMPITTRPAGENDGGYAVNSYHKIDARYGTRKEFLAFTKKARSKNMILMLDFVVNHTSDEFEWAKKAIAGEEKYQNYYYTYPGRQIPDAFEKTLPEIFPATAPGSFTYNKSMERWVMTCFNSYQWDLNYTNPEVFIAMLENLLNLANMGVDVVRFDALAFLWKKIGTISQNLPEAHQLVSLFRMCLQVIAPGVILLAEAIVAPRNIIKYFGEGLLEGNECEVAYNASLMALLWNSIATKKTSLLYKSLLETPSKPQDGTWINYIRCHDDIGLGYDDDFIRDLGLSPREHRKFLLDYYCGGLDWSPAKGLLFMYNPKNGDGRITGSAASLLGLEKALEQKDKNSITEAVAKILMLHGIILSYGGIPLIYAGDEIGMLNDYTFLENEDHKDDSRWVNRPKQDWEAVNKLASKKNHASSIFNGLKKMIQLRKKLPVFADVSPPIIHPSSNPHIFVFERTNGKDRVWVISNFDENTQFLHVSWLFTIGIHPENNLKDGITGKKLKLERNLLQLSAYEHLWIMAG, from the coding sequence ATGAATCAGGCCACTTTGCATCAATTAATGACCAAAAGGTCAAAAAAATATGTAGACGCCAGTCATGAAGCTTTTGGGCTAAGATTGGCTACGAACATTTCGCTTATCAGCTCCTTGTATTTCTCCCTTTACCCCGAAAAAGAGAAGGCATCCTATTTTCCTAAGTTACTGGATAAAATGGAACAACTTTTCTTTAAAAGACCCGAGGAACTAAAGGAACTTGACCTTAAACGGGCGAAAGTCGGTAATTGGTACCAAAGCGAACAATTGGCCGGAATGCAATTGTACGTGGACCGTTTTAATAAAGACATTAAAGGACTGGATGAAAAACTTCCTTACTTTGAGGAACTAGGTATTAATTTTCTTCACTTAATGCCCATAACCACTAGACCTGCCGGTGAAAACGACGGTGGGTATGCCGTAAACAGTTATCATAAAATAGATGCACGTTACGGAACCCGAAAGGAATTTTTGGCTTTCACTAAAAAAGCAAGATCAAAAAATATGATCTTAATGCTGGATTTTGTGGTGAACCATACTTCGGATGAATTTGAGTGGGCCAAAAAAGCAATAGCGGGTGAAGAAAAGTATCAGAATTATTACTACACCTATCCCGGTAGACAAATCCCAGACGCTTTTGAAAAAACATTGCCGGAAATTTTTCCAGCTACGGCACCTGGCAGTTTTACTTATAATAAATCGATGGAGCGTTGGGTAATGACCTGCTTCAACAGTTACCAATGGGACCTAAACTATACTAATCCCGAGGTATTTATCGCCATGTTGGAGAACCTCTTGAACTTGGCGAATATGGGTGTTGATGTAGTGCGTTTCGATGCGCTTGCCTTTCTATGGAAGAAAATAGGCACCATTTCTCAAAACCTGCCCGAGGCACATCAACTGGTTTCCCTCTTTCGTATGTGCTTACAGGTAATAGCTCCTGGGGTAATTCTTTTGGCCGAAGCCATTGTAGCACCAAGGAATATCATTAAATACTTTGGAGAAGGGCTTTTGGAAGGTAATGAGTGTGAAGTAGCCTATAATGCATCGCTGATGGCGCTGTTGTGGAATTCCATTGCGACCAAAAAGACGTCTTTATTATATAAAAGTTTACTGGAAACCCCTTCCAAACCACAAGATGGAACTTGGATCAATTATATAAGATGCCATGATGATATCGGGTTGGGTTACGACGACGATTTTATCCGTGACCTAGGTCTTTCTCCCAGAGAACATCGTAAATTCTTGCTAGACTATTATTGCGGTGGCTTAGACTGGTCTCCCGCAAAGGGCTTGCTGTTTATGTACAACCCCAAAAACGGCGATGGCAGAATTACCGGAAGCGCAGCATCCTTACTTGGCTTAGAAAAAGCACTGGAACAAAAGGATAAAAACAGCATCACGGAAGCTGTAGCCAAAATTCTAATGCTACATGGTATTATCCTCTCCTATGGAGGAATACCGTTGATTTACGCAGGGGATGAAATAGGAATGTTGAACGATTATACTTTCCTTGAAAACGAAGACCACAAGGACGACAGCCGCTGGGTAAATAGACCGAAGCAAGATTGGGAGGCGGTTAACAAATTGGCTTCAAAAAAAAATCACGCCAGTTCAATTTTTAATGGACTGAAAAAAATGATACAATTGCGAAAGAAACTCCCCGTTTTTGCAGATGTTTCTCCGCCTATAATTCACCCAAGCTCCAATCCGCATATTTTTGTTTTTGAACGCACTAATGGAAAAGATAGGGTGTGGGTAATTTCCAATTTCGATGAAAATACCCAATTTCTTCATGTCTCATGGTTGTTTACCATTGGCATACATCCAGAAAACAACCTTAAAGATGGTATCACCGGTAAAAAACTGAAGCTAGAACGTAATCTACTGCAATTAAGCGCCTATGAGCATTTATGGATAATGGCTGGTTAA
- a CDS encoding carbohydrate kinase family protein, with translation MKKVFCIGELLIDFVAENQGKDLSKAKEFTKKAGGAPANVACAISKLSGQSAFVGCVGNDPFGSFLLNILDKESVDLSLVQKSDVFTTLAFVSIDEDGERDFVFSRGADRELKYDSNLKNEFKENMVHFGAATALLGGNLEDAYSRYFFDALTQNAFISFDPNYRIDLWKNKEDIFIKKCIPFIQKSHLCKFSLEEAQLLSGKTDLKEACTYLHEMGTDIIVITLGGEGTLLSTKTYSKTIPSISVKPVDTTGAGDAFIGCLLKQIATHHNLEHTLENEDLLTAMVAMANKAGAITTTNFGAIESLPNQKQLVS, from the coding sequence ATGAAAAAGGTATTTTGCATTGGTGAGCTACTCATTGATTTTGTTGCTGAAAATCAGGGTAAGGACTTATCTAAAGCTAAAGAGTTTACGAAAAAAGCAGGTGGTGCACCTGCAAACGTGGCCTGCGCCATAAGTAAGTTAAGTGGCCAAAGTGCTTTTGTAGGTTGCGTTGGCAACGATCCTTTTGGGAGTTTTCTACTGAACATTCTGGATAAGGAAAGTGTTGATCTTTCACTGGTACAAAAATCGGACGTTTTTACCACCTTAGCTTTTGTATCCATTGATGAAGACGGAGAGCGAGATTTCGTTTTTAGCCGCGGGGCAGATAGAGAACTAAAGTACGATTCTAATCTAAAAAACGAATTCAAGGAAAACATGGTGCACTTTGGAGCAGCCACCGCCTTATTGGGTGGGAATCTAGAAGATGCCTACAGTAGATATTTCTTTGACGCACTTACACAAAACGCGTTCATAAGCTTTGATCCCAATTACAGAATAGATCTTTGGAAAAACAAAGAGGATATTTTTATAAAGAAATGCATCCCCTTCATACAGAAATCCCACCTATGCAAATTTAGTCTAGAGGAAGCTCAGCTGCTTTCCGGAAAGACAGATTTAAAAGAGGCATGCACCTATTTGCATGAAATGGGAACAGATATTATAGTAATTACCTTAGGTGGAGAAGGTACTTTGCTCAGCACAAAAACATACTCCAAAACCATACCTAGTATTTCGGTTAAGCCAGTAGATACGACCGGGGCCGGTGATGCTTTCATAGGTTGTCTTTTAAAACAGATCGCAACGCACCATAACTTGGAACACACTTTAGAAAACGAAGATTTACTTACTGCTATGGTAGCTATGGCCAATAAGGCAGGAGCAATAACTACGACTAATTTTGGGGCTATAGAATCGCTTCCAAATCAAAAACAACTCGTTTCCTAG
- a CDS encoding SPFH domain-containing protein — protein sequence MSIFDEIKKKLSHEFIDIIEWLDTSNDTIVHRFERYQNEIKNNAKLIVREGQTAVFVNEGQLADVFKPGTYTLNTQNLPILTTLKGWKYGFNSPFKAEVYFVNTRLFTDEKWGTKNPFMLSDDRFGLVEIRAFGTYSFRINDPGKFVVDVVGTDGNFTNYEVNEHLKSLIVTRFTDTVGEANLPIELYAANTSELSETCQEVMQPEFGRVGIELERFYIENVSMPEELKKEIFEYSRLDKLDMTKLAQFKAAKAMELAAANEGGTAGAGMGMGMGFVLAQQMGGMMGQPTGQPFAVQAPQGQQTAPPPVPLQVTYFYAVNGQQLGPVSFDKLKELFANRTINRDSLVWKQGMANWASLKEVEELKSFLGGNTPPPLPNA from the coding sequence ATGAGCATATTTGACGAAATAAAGAAGAAATTAAGCCATGAGTTTATAGATATTATAGAATGGCTAGATACTTCGAACGATACAATTGTACATCGATTTGAAAGGTATCAAAATGAAATAAAGAACAATGCTAAATTAATAGTTCGCGAAGGGCAGACGGCCGTTTTCGTGAACGAGGGTCAGCTAGCCGATGTCTTCAAACCCGGAACCTATACCTTGAATACCCAGAACCTGCCGATTTTAACCACGCTCAAAGGTTGGAAATATGGATTTAACAGTCCGTTTAAAGCGGAGGTCTATTTTGTGAACACCAGATTGTTCACGGATGAAAAATGGGGCACTAAAAATCCGTTCATGCTAAGTGATGATCGTTTTGGACTTGTAGAGATCAGGGCTTTCGGAACCTATAGTTTTCGAATTAACGATCCGGGAAAATTTGTTGTCGATGTCGTGGGAACGGATGGTAATTTCACGAATTACGAAGTTAACGAACACCTTAAAAGTTTAATTGTTACCCGATTTACGGATACTGTCGGAGAGGCCAACCTGCCAATAGAACTATATGCGGCAAATACGAGCGAGCTGTCCGAAACTTGCCAAGAGGTAATGCAACCGGAATTTGGGCGTGTAGGTATAGAATTAGAAAGGTTCTATATCGAAAATGTTTCCATGCCAGAAGAGCTAAAGAAAGAAATCTTTGAATATAGTCGTTTGGATAAATTGGACATGACCAAGTTGGCGCAGTTCAAGGCTGCGAAAGCTATGGAATTGGCAGCTGCAAACGAAGGAGGTACTGCTGGTGCCGGTATGGGCATGGGCATGGGCTTTGTATTGGCGCAACAAATGGGCGGAATGATGGGTCAGCCCACTGGTCAGCCTTTTGCTGTGCAAGCACCACAAGGACAACAAACTGCGCCACCGCCCGTTCCGTTGCAGGTTACTTACTTCTATGCGGTAAACGGGCAACAATTGGGTCCGGTCTCTTTTGACAAATTAAAGGAGCTTTTTGCCAATAGGACCATTAATAGAGATTCACTGGTCTGGAAACAGGGAATGGCCAATTGGGCAAGTTTAAAAGAGGTAGAAGAACTAAAATCGTTCTTGGGAGGAAATACACCTCCGCCACTACCAAACGCATAG
- a CDS encoding DNA helicase PriA, producing MEKIQESEHKKACANCGAELKFKPGSHQLNCEYCGYEEFIEQSKSSFEELELAHYLKIVGENAYTETIELLHCKNCGANQHVEENYKSLNCVYCSEPLIREDTEIEGWILPGALVPFQLDVKKARKIFKTWVNGLWFAPNKLKRAALDPEGLHGLYIPYWTFDANLFASYQGQRGDYYYETQTYNSDKGRRTRQVRKTKWTYASGKVNGFVDDILINASEKKRRDIPPSIAFWNLKDLVVFNSKYLSGFVTEKYTVSLKEGHHQSFQEAKNIAYNWIRRDIGGDTQRIANADMKLSDETFKHILLPVYISSYRYNGKEYHFYINGQTGNLSGSRPYSFWKIFFLVVFVLVVIAGIAIFAK from the coding sequence ATGGAAAAAATCCAAGAATCGGAACATAAAAAAGCTTGCGCCAATTGTGGTGCAGAGTTAAAGTTTAAACCAGGCTCACATCAACTTAATTGTGAATATTGCGGGTATGAGGAATTTATAGAGCAATCTAAAAGCAGTTTTGAGGAGCTAGAGTTGGCCCATTACTTAAAGATTGTTGGCGAGAATGCCTATACGGAAACCATTGAGCTTTTGCATTGTAAAAATTGTGGCGCCAACCAGCATGTAGAGGAGAATTACAAATCATTGAATTGTGTGTACTGTAGTGAACCGCTGATACGTGAGGATACCGAAATTGAAGGTTGGATTTTGCCGGGGGCGTTGGTTCCTTTTCAGTTGGATGTAAAAAAAGCAAGAAAAATTTTCAAAACTTGGGTCAACGGTCTTTGGTTTGCACCCAACAAACTCAAAAGGGCGGCATTAGACCCTGAGGGACTTCATGGCCTATATATTCCTTATTGGACTTTTGATGCCAATCTGTTTGCTTCCTATCAAGGGCAGCGCGGAGATTACTATTATGAAACCCAGACATATAATAGCGACAAGGGGAGGCGCACAAGGCAGGTACGAAAGACCAAATGGACCTATGCCTCTGGGAAGGTCAATGGTTTTGTAGATGATATTTTAATAAATGCCTCGGAGAAAAAAAGAAGGGATATCCCGCCCTCCATTGCATTTTGGAATCTTAAGGATTTAGTGGTCTTTAACTCAAAATACCTGTCGGGTTTTGTAACGGAAAAGTATACAGTATCTCTTAAGGAGGGTCACCATCAATCCTTTCAAGAGGCAAAAAATATCGCTTATAACTGGATTCGAAGGGATATCGGCGGAGATACGCAACGCATTGCCAATGCGGACATGAAACTTTCTGATGAAACTTTTAAACATATTTTGCTCCCTGTATACATAAGTTCCTATCGGTATAACGGAAAAGAGTACCATTTTTATATCAATGGACAAACGGGTAATTTAAGTGGTAGTAGGCCGTACTCCTTCTGGAAAATTTTCTTTTTAGTGGTTTTCGTCCTTGTGGTCATTGCGGGAATTGCGATTTTTGCTAAATGA